Within the Planctomycetota bacterium genome, the region GTTTCCGGGCAAATCCGCCGCTATCGGCTTGGTCCCGATTGTTCCGGCGCTGACATCGTAATTGGGTCCCCTGTAATGGCATAAACCGAAACTTCCTTCCCCGCCTTTTACCGGGCAGACATAAAACAGATGCTTATTTATTTCGTCCTTTAAAGCCGATTCGTCAGGAGAGGGGAGAGTTCTCAAAACCTCCCAGAATGCCGGGCCTCGGTAGTTGTCGCCCTGCGGATAAGCGCCTTTGCTGATGTCATTGACGTAGGTAACCAGCGCCGTGAATAAATGTTTCTGCAGGTTTTGAGTGCAGGCGGCTTTCCTGGCTTTGATTGTGCCGGTCGATATCGCAGGCAGAAGCACCACCGCCAAAATAGCGATAATGGCAATAACCACCAGGAGTTCTATCAGGGTAAAGCCTTTGTTATCCCTTTTCATAGCTCTTTCCTCCTTTCTTTAGAGCCAGTTAGCTATTTCGACTCAGCGAGGCGAAAGAGCGTTACTGGGTCTTAGTCCCCCTACGATATGTCGGGGGATAGTTCATAATTAGTTATTTCTTCTTTATCAGTTTATTCAGTTTCGCGGTATCCGAAAATATCTGGATAAAACCGCACTTTGGGCAGCTTTTGGCTTCTATATTGACATTGCTTTCTAAGAATGTAAAGAATTTAGTCTTTATAGGTTTAAAATAGACCTTGCCTGTCCCGGCAATCCTGCCCGGGATTAAGACCGAATGCCCGCAGGCAACGCATTTAGTCCCGTATTTTTCGGCTTCTTTCTCTCCGGTGAATTTGGTGACCATGAGCTCGAGGTCTTCCTGCTTAAAGCGGGTGGAATCGCCCACCTTAAAGTAGGTGAGCTTGCCGTCTTTCATCCAGCGGAAGATGGTCTGCTCGCTCACGTCCAGGTAATCGCATGCCTCGCGGATGGAATACCAGTCCCGGCTTTCAGTCCTTTCCGGCGGGGCAGGGGTCTTTGTTTTCTCTACCATACAAACTCCTTTCAATTTTAAACACGAATCACACTAAAGGACGAATGACACGAATTATTCGTGCTATTCGTGTTCGAATTTTCTCTTGAATTACTCATATAGTTTATTACTATCTTTTACTGACTTCTACTATAAGTATAACACATGTCAGTGTTTTGTCAAGTAAAATATTATTTTTATGGAAAGATTTTTAGCCACTGATTTCACAGATTTCCTTTGCACCTTTGCGGTGATGAACGATTGTTTTACTTGAATACAGTGTCTTATTCGGGTAGAATCGGCTGATAATGAGAACCATAAATATCGGTTTGTTTGGGGTGTTCCTGTGCCTGTCCGTTTGCGGATTGTACGCGGCGGAGAACTACCGTGATATCTTTTCTTATTCCAGGCATAAGTTCGACGAAGATTCCGCCGGCGTTTCCGCGCTTGACCGGAGCGCGGTGATTGAAAATAGTTTCTTCTTAAAGGCCGCCTACTCGGCTTCCGTGGTTATCAAGAGCTTCCAGGATGTCCGGGACGGATGGAAGAACAATATCCTTTCGACCGGGACAATTTACAAGCCCGATAAGGATAGCCAGTTAGAAGTTACTTACGGCTACGGGGAAGATTCCGATGACAACCGGGCGAATTATTTCCTCCTGGATATAACCGAGGGTGAGCAAAAAGAGCTGATAGGGCTGGGCGCCCAGCATAATAAGTATTCAAAATATAATTACACCGCCCTATATCTCTCCATGAAATACGAGATAAATATAAAAGCAGCCGTGCGTGGCAGGTATTACTTGAGCTACGATTCCGAGCACCATTATGATTACCGCGTCTGGGCGGAGCTGGAATACACGGCTTATAAAAAGATTTATCTTAACGCCGGTTTTGCCATCGGCGACCGTTTTTATACCGAGGAATACGGCCCGGTAAGCCGGGGCGATTATTATTCGGTTTCAGGAGGGGCGGGGCTTAAATTAAGCGAGAATATGTCCGTAAGGTTTAATTACGAATATATCTCGCGCGAGGCAGAATTCCGGGACGCTAAAAACACCGTATTGCTGGACTGGAAGTTTTAACGGTTGGCTAAGGAAAAGTATAGATATAACCGATTATTAGACATATGGAACGCAAATACAATATTGCCGTGGTCGGCGCGACCGGCGCGGTGGGACTGGAAATACTGAAGATTCTTGCCGAGCGCCGTTTCCCGGTCAAGAGCTTACATCTATATGCCTCGGAGAGGTCGGCAGGAAGAATACTAACGTTTAAGAGTTTAAAGTTCAAGGTTCAAGAGTTAAAGAGGGATTCGTTTAAAGAGGTTGATTTTGCCTTCTTTTCACCCGGCAGCGCGGTTAGCAAAAAATGGGTGCCAATAGCCCAAAAGAGCGGGGCGGTGGTAATCGATAACACCAGCGCCTTCCGTATGGATAAGAATGTTCCGCTGGTCGTTCCGGAGGTCAATGCCCATACGCTTAAGAGCCATAAAGGCATTATTGCTAATCCGAACTGCGCGACCATCCAGTTGGTGGTTGCCTTAAAACCCTTGCATGATTACGCCCGGATTAAAAGGATAGTGGTGACCACGTTCCAATCCGTTTCCGGGGCGGGCCTGCGCGCCTTGAGTGAAATGGAGCAAGAGGCAAGGCTTTACCTCAAATCCCAAACCACAAATTCCAATTTCCAATTTCACCGGCGAATCTTTCCCCACCAGATTGCCTTTAACATAATTCCCCAGATACCGCAATCGGATGCTTTTGAACCAACCGGATATACCGGGGAAGAAACCAAGGTAATCAATGAAACCAAAAAGATAATGGGGGATTATTCCATAAAAGTCACTTCAACCTGCGTGCGCATGCCGGTTTACCGTTGCCACAGCGAATCGGTGAATATAGAAACCGCCAAGCCCTTATCCGTATCAAAGGCGCGTGAACTCTTGCGCAAGGCACCCGGTGTAAGGCTTATGGATGATGTATCCAAAGAACTTTACCCGACTCCCGCGGAGCTTGCCGGATGCGATGCGGTTTATGTCGGGCGCATCCGGAAAGACGCTACGGTAAAAAACGGCCTGAATCTGTGGGTGGTATCGGATAACATCAGGAAAGGCGCCGCTCTTAATGCCGTTCAGATTGCGGAGATTCTCACCGCCGAGGCGCCCCATTCCTGCCGTCAGGGACTCCCTATCATTCGGGTGTCCCCGAATTCCGCTTCGCGGGAGGAGCGGGGCA harbors:
- a CDS encoding helix-turn-helix domain-containing protein, which translates into the protein MVEKTKTPAPPERTESRDWYSIREACDYLDVSEQTIFRWMKDGKLTYFKVGDSTRFKQEDLELMVTKFTGEKEAEKYGTKCVACGHSVLIPGRIAGTGKVYFKPIKTKFFTFLESNVNIEAKSCPKCGFIQIFSDTAKLNKLIKKK
- a CDS encoding aspartate-semialdehyde dehydrogenase codes for the protein MERKYNIAVVGATGAVGLEILKILAERRFPVKSLHLYASERSAGRILTFKSLKFKVQELKRDSFKEVDFAFFSPGSAVSKKWVPIAQKSGAVVIDNTSAFRMDKNVPLVVPEVNAHTLKSHKGIIANPNCATIQLVVALKPLHDYARIKRIVVTTFQSVSGAGLRALSEMEQEARLYLKSQTTNSNFQFHRRIFPHQIAFNIIPQIPQSDAFEPTGYTGEETKVINETKKIMGDYSIKVTSTCVRMPVYRCHSESVNIETAKPLSVSKARELLRKAPGVRLMDDVSKELYPTPAELAGCDAVYVGRIRKDATVKNGLNLWVVSDNIRKGAALNAVQIAEILTAEAPHSCRQGLPIIRVSPNSASREERGKGR
- a CDS encoding type II secretion system protein, with amino-acid sequence MKRDNKGFTLIELLVVIAIIAILAVVLLPAISTGTIKARKAACTQNLQKHLFTALVTYVNDISKGAYPQGDNYRGPAFWEVLRTLPSPDESALKDEINKHLFYVCPVKGGEGSFGLCHYRGPNYDVSAGTIGTKPIAADLPGNHGDDTINILYFGGSVKEVKKGSPEWEEADKYLTDKASDYKK